From Deferrisoma camini S3R1, the proteins below share one genomic window:
- the speE gene encoding polyamine aminopropyltransferase — protein sequence MNQPFDLWFREVHRDGYAVGVRVTGYPYSGRSRYQKIDVVETALLGKVLLLDGIFMLTEKDEFIYHDMLIHIPLFTHPNPRSVLIIGGGDGGSAREVLRHPTVERVEMVELDEKVVEVCKEHFPALTCALDDPRLTIHYADGIEFVKGKTAEYDAVIVDSTDPIGPALGLFSESFYADCHRALREDGVLSAQIGSPFFDAPDIRDILGNLAASFPIARPYTASVPTYPGGFWAFGFGSKGPDPMAGPDPKRVAAVSGGFQYYNPRIHTASFVLPTYFEEALRA from the coding sequence ATGAACCAGCCTTTCGACCTGTGGTTCCGGGAAGTCCATCGGGACGGCTACGCCGTGGGGGTCCGGGTGACCGGTTATCCTTACTCCGGCCGAAGTCGTTACCAGAAGATCGACGTGGTGGAGACCGCCCTGCTGGGCAAGGTGCTCCTCCTGGACGGCATCTTCATGCTCACCGAGAAGGACGAGTTCATCTACCACGACATGCTCATCCACATCCCCCTGTTCACCCACCCCAACCCCCGCTCGGTCCTGATCATCGGCGGGGGCGACGGGGGCAGCGCCCGGGAGGTGCTGCGCCACCCCACGGTGGAGCGGGTCGAGATGGTGGAGCTGGACGAAAAGGTGGTGGAGGTGTGCAAGGAGCACTTCCCCGCCCTCACTTGCGCCCTGGACGACCCGCGTCTCACCATCCATTACGCCGACGGCATCGAGTTCGTGAAGGGCAAGACCGCGGAGTACGACGCCGTGATCGTGGACTCCACCGACCCCATCGGGCCGGCCCTGGGCCTGTTCAGCGAATCCTTCTACGCCGACTGCCACCGGGCCCTGCGGGAGGACGGCGTTCTGAGCGCCCAGATCGGGTCGCCGTTCTTCGATGCGCCCGACATCCGCGACATCCTCGGGAACCTGGCCGCCTCGTTCCCCATCGCCCGACCCTACACCGCGTCGGTGCCCACCTACCCCGGCGGGTTCTGGGCGTTCGGGTTCGGGAGCAAGGGACCGGATCCCATGGCAGGCCCCGATCCCAAACGGGTGGCTGCCGTGTCCGGCGGATTCCAGTACTACAACCCGCGGATCCACACGGCCTCGTTCGTGCTTCCCACGTACTTCGAGGAGGCACTCCGGGCATGA
- a CDS encoding pyruvoyl-dependent arginine decarboxylase, protein MLIRTPTHYFLVAGDAEGYMELNAFDAALLRAGVGNTNLVKISSILPPGCRPTAPVPLPAGALVPVAYAAITCSVPGEIISAAVAVAVPEDEGRPGLIMEYSAYGRADISREIVVRMAEEGMRARGVAVREIHTAEAEHKVENKGAAFAGVVLWEKSQ, encoded by the coding sequence GTGCTGATCCGCACCCCCACCCACTACTTTCTCGTGGCGGGCGACGCCGAGGGATACATGGAGCTCAACGCCTTCGACGCCGCCCTCCTCCGAGCCGGAGTGGGAAACACCAACCTGGTGAAGATCTCGAGCATCCTGCCCCCGGGGTGCCGGCCCACCGCCCCGGTGCCCCTGCCCGCCGGAGCCCTGGTGCCGGTGGCCTACGCCGCGATCACCTGCTCGGTGCCCGGAGAGATCATCTCGGCCGCGGTGGCCGTGGCCGTGCCGGAGGACGAGGGGAGACCCGGTCTGATCATGGAGTACTCGGCCTACGGCCGGGCCGACATCAGCCGGGAGATCGTGGTGAGGATGGCCGAGGAGGGCATGCGGGCCCGGGGGGTCGCGGTGCGGGAGATTCACACCGCCGAGGCGGAACACAAGGTGGAGAACAAGGGCGCCGCATTCGCCGGCGTCGTGCTATGGGAGAAGAGCCAATGA
- the speD gene encoding adenosylmethionine decarboxylase, with product MVQNLGRHILGEYYGCDPEVLNDPERVERLMKEAAVVSGATIVQSVFHRFSPHGVSGVVVISESHLAIHTWPEYGYAAVDLFTCGDSVNPWTAHHYLAENLGAERTETREVPRGVLDVDGPLRHKPVAVAV from the coding sequence TTGGTCCAAAACCTTGGCCGGCACATCCTGGGCGAGTACTACGGCTGCGACCCGGAGGTCCTCAACGACCCCGAGCGGGTGGAACGGCTGATGAAAGAGGCGGCGGTGGTGAGCGGCGCCACCATCGTCCAGAGCGTGTTCCACCGGTTCAGCCCCCACGGGGTCAGCGGAGTGGTGGTGATCTCCGAGAGCCATCTGGCCATCCACACCTGGCCCGAGTACGGCTATGCCGCGGTGGACCTGTTCACCTGTGGGGACTCCGTCAACCCGTGGACGGCCCACCACTACCTGGCCGAGAATCTCGGCGCCGAACGCACCGAGACCCGCGAGGTGCCGCGGGGCGTGTTGGACGTGGACGGCCCCCTTCGCCACAAACCGGTCGCCGTGGCGGTGTAG
- a CDS encoding helix-turn-helix domain-containing protein: MKIGKRLRRLRLQAGLTQEDLANRADLTKGFISQLENDATSPSIATLEDILNALGVTLGEFFREDGDREDPVVFRREERVPSGESEPGFLLSFLIPRAHRHLMEPVLVELEPGASTEPIGGHEGEEFGFVLAGQVDLHLGDRVHRARKGDCFYYPADRRHWLKNSGKRPVTVLWVASPPSF, from the coding sequence TTGAAGATTGGGAAGAGACTTCGCAGACTTCGGCTCCAGGCCGGCCTCACCCAGGAGGACCTGGCAAATCGGGCCGACCTGACCAAGGGGTTCATCTCTCAGCTGGAAAACGATGCCACGTCCCCTTCGATCGCCACGCTGGAGGACATCCTGAACGCCTTGGGGGTGACGCTCGGGGAGTTCTTCCGGGAGGACGGGGACCGTGAGGACCCGGTGGTGTTCCGGCGGGAGGAGCGCGTGCCGTCCGGGGAGTCCGAGCCGGGGTTCCTGCTGAGCTTCCTGATCCCCCGGGCCCACCGGCACCTCATGGAGCCGGTGTTGGTCGAACTGGAACCCGGCGCATCCACCGAACCGATCGGCGGCCACGAAGGGGAGGAGTTCGGGTTCGTGCTCGCCGGACAGGTGGACCTCCACCTGGGGGATCGGGTGCACCGGGCCCGGAAGGGCGACTGTTTCTACTACCCGGCCGACCGGAGGCACTGGCTGAAGAACTCCGGGAAACGGCCCGTCACGGTTTTGTGGGTGGCCAGCCCCCCGAGCTTTTGA
- a CDS encoding glucosaminidase domain-containing protein, with protein MFSLRAFLKTSVAVLGLLPLLVSLSPPDRARPDPATGSGPASEGGLVLFRPASAQELAAVLDRVWAEVGDGGVPNVAPATLPPGLDRFPVSRRKQVFVRAVVPHVVAANERIRAQRDSLEAIARNLERGGRTSEVDLLFLLDLARRYRVKVDPAGVRADPRAVLDALLKRVDVVPVPLAVAQAALESAWGTSRFALEGNSLFGQWVFRGGAGMAPRDRPAGARYAVAAFPGLAEAVDGYLRNLNTLWAYEEFRRLRARARAEGRRPDPRELAWGLLPYSVRREAYVQEVLDVMRQNRLGRYQGVRLVRLAPERIEAALGGIRLASGREAAAPDA; from the coding sequence TTGTTTTCACTTCGCGCGTTCCTGAAGACCTCGGTAGCCGTTCTCGGCCTGCTTCCCCTGCTCGTCTCGCTTTCGCCTCCGGACCGGGCGCGGCCGGACCCGGCAACAGGGTCCGGCCCCGCATCGGAAGGGGGGCTGGTCCTGTTCCGTCCCGCCTCCGCCCAGGAGCTGGCAGCGGTGTTGGATCGGGTGTGGGCCGAGGTCGGGGATGGAGGGGTGCCCAACGTGGCCCCCGCCACCCTGCCTCCGGGGCTGGACCGGTTCCCGGTGTCCCGGCGAAAACAGGTGTTCGTCCGGGCCGTGGTGCCCCACGTGGTGGCGGCGAACGAGCGGATTCGAGCCCAGCGCGATTCCCTGGAGGCGATCGCCCGGAATCTAGAGCGTGGTGGTCGCACATCGGAGGTGGACCTCCTGTTCCTGCTCGATCTGGCCCGGCGGTATCGGGTGAAGGTCGATCCCGCGGGGGTGCGGGCCGACCCCCGGGCCGTGCTCGATGCGCTCTTGAAGAGGGTGGATGTGGTGCCGGTGCCCCTCGCCGTGGCCCAGGCCGCCCTGGAGTCGGCATGGGGTACCTCGCGGTTCGCGCTGGAGGGTAACTCGCTGTTCGGCCAGTGGGTGTTCCGGGGGGGCGCCGGTATGGCGCCCCGCGACCGTCCGGCCGGGGCCCGGTACGCCGTGGCGGCGTTCCCGGGCCTGGCCGAGGCCGTGGACGGATACCTCCGAAACCTGAACACCCTGTGGGCCTACGAGGAGTTCCGCCGGTTGCGGGCCAGGGCCCGCGCCGAAGGCCGCCGGCCGGACCCGCGGGAGTTGGCCTGGGGGCTCCTGCCCTACTCGGTGAGAAGGGAGGCGTACGTGCAGGAGGTGCTGGACGTGATGCGCCAGAACCGCCTGGGGCGGTATCAGGGGGTGCGGCTCGTTCGTCTGGCCCCCGAACGGATCGAGGCGGCCCTGGGCGGCATCCGCTTGGCCTCCGGCCGGGAAGCGGCGGCCCCGGACGCATGA
- a CDS encoding polysaccharide deacetylase family protein — translation MIPAWLGRAGRRGARWAGALAALLMVLGTPGRARADAPEPVRILLYHRVGDSRYPSTNVSAEAFRAQMAWLRDAGYTVVSTRALEDHLLRGRALPPRPVVIQFDDGYRSVLENAWPVLQEFGYPATVFLATRALDRGYSDFVTWDEVERWARQGMEFGVHGHAHQRLGRADPGESAEGYARRVREEFALAAERFRSHGLPVRWVAYPYGEYSPEVVEACRDLGFRLGFTQDPGAVPEGADRLLLPRFAVVGSLGDQARFRERLGYGALALADRWPEPGPLASAEVERFGARIVEPARYGRVVNLFVSELGRVEARYDPATGRVEAPGARLRRRINRVLISVREKATGRFALASWLLVGPGDE, via the coding sequence ATGATCCCGGCGTGGCTGGGCCGGGCCGGGCGGCGGGGCGCCCGGTGGGCGGGGGCGCTCGCGGCCCTGCTGATGGTGCTGGGAACCCCGGGCCGGGCGCGGGCGGACGCGCCGGAGCCGGTGCGCATCCTCCTGTACCATCGGGTCGGCGACAGCCGCTACCCCTCGACCAACGTTTCGGCGGAGGCGTTTCGGGCCCAGATGGCGTGGCTGCGGGACGCCGGTTACACCGTGGTGTCGACCCGTGCCCTGGAGGACCACCTGCTCAGGGGCCGGGCTTTGCCCCCGCGGCCGGTGGTGATCCAGTTCGACGACGGGTACCGCAGCGTGCTGGAGAACGCCTGGCCGGTGCTCCAGGAGTTCGGATACCCTGCCACCGTGTTCCTCGCCACCCGCGCCTTGGATCGGGGGTACTCGGACTTCGTCACGTGGGACGAGGTGGAGAGGTGGGCCCGGCAGGGCATGGAGTTCGGGGTGCACGGCCACGCCCACCAGCGGCTCGGACGTGCCGATCCGGGGGAGTCGGCCGAGGGGTACGCCCGCCGGGTACGCGAAGAGTTCGCCTTGGCGGCGGAGCGGTTCCGTTCCCACGGGCTCCCGGTCCGGTGGGTGGCGTATCCCTACGGGGAGTACAGCCCCGAGGTGGTCGAGGCGTGCCGGGATCTGGGGTTCCGGCTCGGGTTCACCCAGGATCCAGGGGCCGTTCCGGAGGGGGCGGACCGGCTTCTGCTCCCCCGGTTCGCGGTCGTGGGGAGCCTGGGGGACCAGGCCCGCTTCCGGGAACGGCTGGGGTACGGGGCCTTGGCTCTGGCGGACCGGTGGCCCGAGCCGGGGCCTCTGGCGTCGGCCGAGGTGGAGCGTTTCGGGGCCAGGATCGTGGAGCCGGCCCGGTACGGCCGCGTCGTGAACCTGTTCGTGAGCGAGCTGGGTCGGGTCGAGGCCCGCTACGACCCCGCCACCGGGCGGGTGGAGGCTCCGGGAGCGCGGCTGAGGCGGCGCATCAATCGGGTCTTGATCTCGGTGCGGGAGAAGGCGACAGGCCGCTTCGCCCTGGCCTCGTGGCTGCTGGTGGGGCCGGGGGACGAGTGA
- a CDS encoding peptidylprolyl isomerase has protein sequence MRTALAIVLAVGLVSAAAAADNPRVALKTTKGTIVVELYPDKAPRTVENFLRYVREGFYAGTVFHRVIPGFVIQGGGLTPDLQPKPTRAPIPNEAKNGLSNRRGTVAMARTMVVDSATSQFFVNLADNTFLDHRNETPQGYGYAVFGRVVEGMDVVDAIAAVPTGTVKGFRDVPKEAVVIESAEVLPAGPRTNP, from the coding sequence ATGAGAACCGCGCTGGCGATCGTTCTCGCCGTGGGCCTGGTGTCGGCCGCGGCGGCGGCCGACAACCCCAGGGTGGCCCTCAAGACGACCAAGGGCACGATCGTGGTGGAGCTGTATCCGGACAAGGCGCCGCGTACGGTGGAAAACTTCCTGCGGTACGTCCGGGAGGGGTTCTACGCGGGCACGGTGTTCCACCGGGTGATCCCGGGGTTCGTGATCCAAGGCGGGGGGCTCACCCCGGATCTGCAGCCCAAGCCCACCCGTGCGCCGATCCCCAACGAGGCCAAGAACGGGCTTTCGAACCGCCGCGGCACCGTGGCCATGGCCCGGACCATGGTGGTGGACAGTGCGACGTCCCAGTTCTTCGTGAACCTGGCCGACAACACCTTCCTGGACCACCGGAACGAGACCCCCCAGGGGTACGGGTACGCGGTGTTCGGCCGGGTGGTCGAGGGAATGGACGTGGTCGACGCGATCGCAGCGGTGCCCACGGGCACGGTGAAAGGGTTCCGGGATGTGCCGAAGGAGGCCGTGGTCATCGAGTCGGCCGAGGTCCTCCCGGCCGGCCCGAGGACGAACCCCTGA
- a CDS encoding sigma-54-dependent transcriptional regulator has product MNPCCILVIESDGLTADHLRALAREDGFQVHHAANGSEGIGMLAALRPEAVFVDVNLPDMDGRKVLSEIRTHGFGSLVLMLLNRRDVNAVVECMKLGAFAVLEKPCDPDELDATLHRLRDRIRLEEEVQTLRSRVEEGSPYQLLFGHSRRMREVQAIVDQIADTDITVLIRGESGTGKDLLARAIYEGSARAKRAFVKVNCAALPRNLLESELFGYEEGAFTGAHRTKKGKFEYADQGTIFLDEITEMHVDLQAKLLHVLQDKEISRLGGKDPISVDVRIIAATNREIEEEVRQKRFRVDLFYRLNVVNIVLPPLRERAEEIPFLAEQLCRKFARQYGRPDAQIPRDLLKEMETYPWPGNVRELENYVKRIVIVGDVDGVRREMLYHRRVHERNAVDLQQEEIPDFSEFQGRTLRDVSREAARDAERRVLRRVLDHTRWNRKKAAQLLDISYKALLYKIRETGLE; this is encoded by the coding sequence ATGAACCCCTGCTGCATCCTGGTGATCGAGTCGGACGGCCTCACCGCCGACCATCTGCGAGCCCTGGCTCGGGAGGATGGGTTCCAGGTGCACCACGCCGCCAACGGCTCCGAAGGGATCGGTATGCTGGCGGCCCTGCGGCCCGAGGCGGTTTTCGTCGACGTGAACCTCCCGGACATGGACGGCCGGAAGGTGCTCTCCGAGATCCGCACCCACGGGTTCGGGAGCCTGGTCCTCATGCTGCTCAACCGCCGGGATGTGAACGCCGTGGTGGAGTGCATGAAGCTCGGCGCTTTCGCGGTGCTGGAGAAACCCTGCGACCCCGACGAGCTCGACGCCACCCTGCACCGCCTGCGGGACCGGATCCGGCTCGAGGAAGAGGTCCAGACGCTCCGCAGCCGGGTGGAAGAGGGGTCGCCCTACCAGCTCCTGTTTGGGCACAGCCGCCGCATGCGCGAGGTCCAGGCCATCGTGGACCAGATCGCGGACACGGACATCACGGTGCTGATCCGCGGGGAGAGCGGCACGGGCAAGGATCTCCTGGCCCGGGCGATCTACGAGGGATCGGCGAGGGCCAAGAGGGCGTTCGTCAAGGTGAACTGCGCGGCCCTTCCGCGCAACCTCTTGGAGAGCGAGTTGTTCGGGTACGAGGAGGGAGCCTTCACCGGCGCCCACCGCACCAAGAAGGGCAAGTTCGAGTACGCGGACCAGGGCACCATCTTCCTGGACGAGATCACCGAGATGCACGTGGACCTGCAGGCGAAGCTGCTCCACGTGCTCCAGGACAAAGAGATCTCCCGATTGGGGGGCAAGGACCCGATCTCGGTGGACGTGCGGATCATCGCGGCGACGAACCGCGAGATTGAGGAAGAGGTTCGCCAGAAACGGTTTCGCGTGGACCTGTTCTACCGGCTCAACGTGGTGAACATCGTGCTGCCGCCCCTCAGGGAGCGGGCCGAGGAGATCCCGTTCTTGGCCGAGCAGCTCTGTCGGAAGTTCGCCCGTCAGTACGGCCGGCCCGATGCGCAGATTCCCCGGGACCTCCTCAAGGAGATGGAGACCTATCCGTGGCCGGGGAACGTGCGGGAGCTGGAGAACTACGTGAAGCGCATCGTGATCGTGGGCGACGTGGACGGCGTGCGGCGGGAGATGCTCTACCACCGCAGGGTCCACGAACGAAACGCAGTCGACCTGCAACAGGAAGAGATTCCAGACTTTTCCGAGTTCCAGGGCAGGACCCTCAGGGACGTGTCCCGGGAGGCGGCACGGGACGCGGAGCGGCGCGTGCTCCGCCGGGTGCTCGACCACACCCGCTGGAACCGGAAGAAGGCGGCGCAGTTGCTGGACATCAGCTACAAGGCGCTCTTGTACAAGATCCGGGAGACCGGTTTGGAGTAG